The following nucleotide sequence is from Candidatus Jordarchaeales archaeon.
AATTCCTCGGACAACTTGTTTGCAAAGTTGACAGCCATAGTGACAGTTGCTAGCTTTCTCCTAGAGCTAAACCAGTCGGGAAGAACGGAAAAAAGGAACTTTTCGCTTTCAAAGTCGTATAGCACAATACCCTCCAGCTCAGACCGCGAATAGAGGATGCGCATAACAGTCTCCATGAACGGCTTGGAAACTAGACTTTTAAGGTACGAGTTCATCTCATTGAAGACACTTAAGTCGCCATTCCAGTTTTCGAGCACATTCCCATACTTGCTCAAGAACACATTTAAAACATCCTCAAGGATAAACTTAATTAAAGCCTCCGGTAGTTTCTCCGACAATATAGCGGCAACGCATACATCCTTTTCCTTGTCAACTACGAAGTAAACTTTCCTGTCTTTGAATTCCAGGAATTCTATTTCTGAACCTATAACGCTTCTACTGAAAGACATTATGGCAGATATTAGGCCTCCGACGAGCTGTTCCCCGCCACTTACAGCTGAAGCCAGGCAAATGCCGCCACCACCTATAACCATTATGTTATGAATGAAGTTGCGTGTAAAATTTTCCTGAAACAAGAGGCTACACCAGCCGAACAAGGCCACTTTAGGAGGGAAATGAGGGAAAGAAACTTAAAAGGTTATTCCTGCCAGTCTTGCCGCGTTCTTCATTTTCTCTTTGAGGTTCATTTGTCTCGAGATCATTATCTTCTGGGTTTGTGGTGATCCCGCGCCGTGAAGCGACTCGACTAGGTATCCTGTGCTCATAGTGAGGTTCTCTATTAGCCGTATGGCCCTCATCCTGTGCTCTGCTGGGTAATCCGCGTTTCCTCGCAGGTACTTCTCCACGTACCTTCCTACCTTCTCGTTTTTCAAGTCCCTTTCGCTGGGCATTGTTGCAACTATTCCCCCAGCTATGTCTTGAGCCAGCCTAGCCATCTCGTAAGGCGCCCTAGTCACATTGAGCTTGCACACGTTTGCGAGCAGTGGCTCCGGCCTGTAGGCACCCGACGGCGTCGCGTAGCCCTCGTAGCTGCAGGCTAAAGCGCAGGAGTAGAGGGTTTCGTTCATGTGCACCATTTCCACAAGCTTATCCCTCACGTGGGAGGCTTCCATTATGCCGTTGTATAGGGCTGCCAGCGCTGTCGCCCCTATGAGCACATCCCCCATTCCAGCTTTGCATCCGCCGTAGTTCTGCCTGTGATATGACGAAAAAGTCTCTACGACGAGGCCCGTGAACTCTGTTTCACCGCACATGAAAACCCTCTCCCATGGGACGAAGACGTCGTCGAATATGGTTAAGGTCTCGTGCCCGCTCGAACTGTACATGTAGTTTCCAATGTCCATCCAGTCACCCATAACCCTTCTGTAGTCACCCATCTGCCTTCCAACTACGAGTGTAACACCCTTAGCATCCGTTGGGACTGCGAATGCCACAGCGTAGTCTGCGTCTTTCTCGTCCATCGCCCTCGTCGGGAGAGCGATTATCTCGTGAGAGTGCACGCAACCCGTCGTGTGCGCCTTAGCCCCCCTAACAACGATCCCGTCGTCCCTCTTCTCGACGACTCTCACGTACATGTCAGGGTCACGCTGCTCGTGCGGCCTCAGGCTCCTGTCACCCTTAACGTCCGTCATGGCGCCTGCACACATTAAGTCGTTTCGCTGAACGTACTCCAGGTATTTCTTCAGCCTCTCATGGTAGTTCGTTCCATGCTTCGCATCTATCTCGTACGTTGCTATGTACAGGGCGTTTAGAGCGTCCCAGCCGACACACCTCTGAATACACGTCCCAGTCCTCTCGCAGAGAACCCTCAGCAGCTTAACCTTGCAGACGAGGTCGTGGGTGTTCTGGTGTATGTGAGTGAACCTGTTAACGGTCTCACCTGTAAGGTGGGACTTTGCAGTTGCAAGCCACTCGTAGCCAGGTTCATGAGCCAAATTGTAGGTTTCAGCCACAGCGTTAAGAGAAGGCCTAAGCAGCGGGTGCTCCGTTGGGTCGGTTACCTCCTCGCCCAAAGCAAAGACTCTTACACGCCTCTTCTTTAAGCTCCTAATGTACTCCTCACCCGTCATCAAAACCATGTGAATCCCTCCTCCCAACACTGACATATACGGCTAAATTAACCTTACCGAGAGGCAACATGCTTAAAAACAGCACCCTCCTTGGTTCCCTCTGGGCAAGGCGTCCCCGGGAGGGTGGGTGTTGCCCTTCCTTCCATGGCGCTTCTTCCATTCCTGGAGCTGCCTAATGTGCGGCGAGTGCTGCGAAAAGTTCAACGTGAGCCTCACACCATCAGAAGCCCTCCTCTTGGTGAAGGGGTACGGTGAAGAGGTCGTCGAGAGAAAAGGAGGGAAGGTGTATTTAAAACGTGTGGGCGGAAGGTGCATCTTCCAAGATGGGAGGGCGTGCAGCATACAAAGCGTTAAGCCGTCAGCCTGCAAGTTGTGGCCATTTAAGGTTTCAAGCTACCCATTGAGGCTTGAAGACAAGCACCTAGCAGAGTACGACTTCGCCGGACTAAAACTCTACGTCTACCTCAACACGTTCTGCCGCGGGCTAAACAAGGGGACACCCATATGGATGGTCATACCCGAAGCAGTAGCAATCCACCTAGGATTAACAGACAAACAAGCGTTCACAACGTCACTCACCGAGGCCAGCGAACTAAAACCAATCATGATCAAAAAAGCGAAAAAGTAACCCTAGGAGGAGTGCTTCCAAAGACCCTCAGGAAAAACCGGGGCACCCTTCACACGACGGAAGCATCGAAACCATTCTAAAAAAAAATTTCACATGGAAAAGCAATTGCACAAGAAAAAAAAAGGAATAATTGAAGGATAAAAATGGTAGAAGAAGCAATTGATATATCGATTATAACAAAAGACGGATAATTTTATCATAATGTTTTTAAAACATGTTTTCTTTCTCCGTAATACTTGAGGAAGAAGTGAAGAAAAAGAGGGTACTTAAAAATGAGAGAAAAAAAGAGGATAATCTTGGCCGCGTTAATCGCAACTGTACTCATGCTCACCACTTTTGCCCCACTTATGCCTCAACACCCCACGCTAACACTAGCCCTACCACAACAAGCCACCACAAACAAGCAGGGAAGCATACCACCACAGGACGCACCTCCATGGTGGAACACCACCTTCAAATACAGAATACCCGTCAATGTGAGCGTTAGCGCTAACGCCAGCGCCACAATTCCAGTAGACGTCTACATAAACTTCACTCAGCTCGGATATAACTGTCATAAGAACAGCATAAGGATCCAGTTTTGGGATGGTTTGTCGTGGTTTCCTGAGCCGGGGATAACATACCAGTTGTGGAATGAGACACTTAACGGGGACTACATTCAGAGTGCGACAATAACGTTCCATGCAAATGCAACAGCATACAGCACAACAGTGTACTACATATATTTCAGTGACGTAGATACAGGTACCCCGTCATTCACTCCACAAATAGATGCTATAATTCAAGACCCGATAGTAATAGTGATAGGAAAATACTACGAGGCGTACATATACACTAACACGTACGGTGGAAAAATATTCGAGTGTTACAACGCATTCTCCGAAAGCAACTGGAGCCAAGCACCATTCCATAACAATCCAAAATTTGCTAGTGGAAAAAATGATAAATTCAAGTGGATTATTGATGGAGCACCTTTTTACGGGCCTAACGTGACCTTAGGTCCCTTATTCGTTACCGTAACAGCGTGTACAAACTACACTTATGAGGGACCAGGAAGACCACAGACAAGTAGTAATTATGTTAATGTGACTTACAGGTTCTTTGAGTGGGGATGGATATGTGAAACAACTACGTTCTTCACAGAGTTACGTGACCTTAATTACTATGAGTGCTGCGGTTACTCGTTTGATCCCCAAATAATGCCGAAGCTAGTTTATGAGGGAGGCGAGCCATTAACAATGAGTGTTGGTTCCGTCTACTACCTAGGGAAGGTGAATTGGTTCTGCACACTAGATGAGGCTTTTGGCGTTGCGGCGGGCATAGTGGACATTGCAGACCTCCAGTATAACATTACAAGTCCTTCATTGCTGAGTTGGCAATTTGTGGTGAGTTACGGGAGTGACTCTGAACGCTGGTGCAGGACCACCATTAGTTTAACGGTTGATACTGGAAACTGGATACGTGAACACTACGCCTTCTATGTTTGGAATGGAAGCCAGGGTTATATTCCGTTTGTGGGCTTTGCTGAAGCTGTAAGGAAGAAGTCCATTGTTATCGGCGGTGTTGAGGAGAGGTTCTTCAGCCTGACTATTTACGCCAGAGATTTAAACAATCAGACTTTGAGCAATGCCCTAGTAGAAATAATGGACAGCGAGGGAAGACTGCTCATAAGTGGAACGAGTAATCAAAGTGGAGCCTCATCATTTTACCTCTACGAGGGAAATTATAACATATGTGTCAGTTGGAATGAAGAACATGATGGAATAATTTATCAGACGTACACTGACACTACGCCAGTCAGCTTGGATGGGGATACATCCATAACCGTTGTGCTAGGCATAGTTAACCTCATATGCCAGGCGGTATACCCGTGGAACAGCAGCATACCGTACATTAACGTTACGGTCATGAAGGAAGGACAACTTATCACTTCAGGAATAACTAACAGTACAGGATACGTACACTTCCGCCTGCCACCAGGCACATACAATGTATTTCTCTACGAAGATGGCGTGCAGCGAGCAGTTAATGAGTCGGATTATGTCCAGTTAGATCTTTCAGAAAGCAATACACCATACACCGCAATTCTCAACTGCACCTACTACCTCCAAGTTCCCTCACTCACAGGGACAGTCATATCCATTGTTAACGGCACATCGCTGTCATTTACCTGGACACCGCACAAGGTTATGCTCATGGTCACATGGTATTATGAAGATGATAACGGGACTGACGTGAACCGCTCTGAGGATGAAAGTCGCTACTTGCAGTACAGGGTTATTAACGCTTCAAGAGTGGTTTTAGACTGGACGAATCTGACGCAGCATTATAGCAACGGCGGAATATATTATTTAGCTGATCTTACTGGCCTTCTTTATGGTGGAGTGGTTTACACTGTCGAGTTTAGGGCTGGTGGCTCAGGGTTTGAGTCTGTTGCGGCAAGCGCACTCGTTCAGGTTAATCCTGTTATACTGAGTGATTCCAACGTTAATGTTTCGCGTCTGGGAACCTACTTCTGGAACCAGGAGGATATCCCAGTTTGGGTCCGTGTCTACGACGACTATAACGGGCTCCCAGTGGTTGGTGCCAACGTCACGTGGAGCGTTGAGGGGTTCGGCAGTTTCCGGCTAAACCACGCTGGGGACGGAAACTACACGGGAATCATACCTAAGGACCTCTTGCCTCAGGGAAGTTACATTGTGAGCTTCAGGGTGGAGTGCGCGAACTACACCGTTTACACGAAGGACAGACCTATAGTAATCGCTCCGAGGCCGATAAGCTTGGAGTTTAAGCCTACGTACGACGTCGTCTTTGGAGACAGCGTCATGTTTTACGTTTACTGTAAGGATAATCTTACGGGTGAGCCGTTGAGATCTGTGGCAAGCGTCTTCTACTCTATCGAAGGAACAATGTTCTCTGGCGTTCTTACAGACGAGGACGGGGATGGTAACTACACTGGCACATTTGATACTTCGCTTCTCCCCTCGGGTGTAAGCTACGGC
It contains:
- a CDS encoding 4-hydroxyphenylacetate 3-hydroxylase family protein gives rise to the protein MVLMTGEEYIRSLKKRRVRVFALGEEVTDPTEHPLLRPSLNAVAETYNLAHEPGYEWLATAKSHLTGETVNRFTHIHQNTHDLVCKVKLLRVLCERTGTCIQRCVGWDALNALYIATYEIDAKHGTNYHERLKKYLEYVQRNDLMCAGAMTDVKGDRSLRPHEQRDPDMYVRVVEKRDDGIVVRGAKAHTTGCVHSHEIIALPTRAMDEKDADYAVAFAVPTDAKGVTLVVGRQMGDYRRVMGDWMDIGNYMYSSSGHETLTIFDDVFVPWERVFMCGETEFTGLVVETFSSYHRQNYGGCKAGMGDVLIGATALAALYNGIMEASHVRDKLVEMVHMNETLYSCALACSYEGYATPSGAYRPEPLLANVCKLNVTRAPYEMARLAQDIAGGIVATMPSERDLKNEKVGRYVEKYLRGNADYPAEHRMRAIRLIENLTMSTGYLVESLHGAGSPQTQKIMISRQMNLKEKMKNAARLAGITF
- a CDS encoding YkgJ family cysteine cluster protein, which translates into the protein MPFLPWRFFHSWSCLMCGECCEKFNVSLTPSEALLLVKGYGEEVVERKGGKVYLKRVGGRCIFQDGRACSIQSVKPSACKLWPFKVSSYPLRLEDKHLAEYDFAGLKLYVYLNTFCRGLNKGTPIWMVIPEAVAIHLGLTDKQAFTTSLTEASELKPIMIKKAKK